A single window of Leishmania braziliensis MHOM/BR/75/M2904 complete genome, chromosome 27 DNA harbors:
- a CDS encoding putative intraflagellar transport protein IFT88: MNSNDEDIYAAFQTPDIGSNPWTTSTNPFEAPPQEAMSGNPLMQAPPSQWGRAGMGSAWGVPGSRMGAVGCGLSGAARPMTSNRAVGFRSTNAGGAAVLFDPTGQARMTNMTMGPAPPLKKRSENSQEEELAEMEKQVNKLIEESAMLALQKDYGAALEKAKDAGKLERSLCKKREQYGFVEQINVDLTYAVHFNLAVQYQNHQLYTEALNTYNLIIRNVQFPQAGRLRVNMGNIYLAQQNYLLAIKMYRKVLDETPTAGKELRYHLCRNIANAFVKLGQYRDAANSYETVVEGNGDVNATYNLILCYYALGETEQMKRTFTRLTNCRLTGLDSEEDFEEEEKWKDVLVDDGLSRMRKERHARYLKYIITAARLIAPVLHKDWCVGYDYIISQLRNYEMRDPTSHVASELEMCKNLNYLKHKRYQEAINGLKEFEKKDKSLRARAATNLAYLYFLEGDYDSGEQYSDLSLGANQYNAKALVNKGNFSFVKKDYDKAKELYNKALAVEADNVEAIYNLGLAAKKLGLYEEAVRTFKRMQALVDSNEVLYQIADLSDLVGDPSALEWFNRLIGRVPTDPNALARIGSLYARDGDDVQAFHYYLEAYRYYQVNMDVISWLGAYFVKNEVYDRAVQFFERASHIQPQEVKWQLMVASCHRRRGDYVQAKRLYEQLHRKYPDNVECLNYLVQLCKDAGLNEEANEWFKTMKKVERQQIHSSSSSVGGESGDDEGDSSLEGGSNIHAHRRRTSGTVAPDTAVAGRRAGGGAAADRDFSTGLSDDDIVDGKAKQNGSKGLKKVKDSDSDDEINLPGI; encoded by the coding sequence ATGAACAGCAACGACGAAGATATCTACGCGGCCTTCCAGACGCCGGATATCGGGTCGAACCCATGGACGACGAGCACAAACCCGTTTGAAGCCCCACCGCAGGAGGCTATGAGTGGCAACCCCCTCATGCAGGCCCCGCCTTCGCAGTGGGGACGGGCAGGCATGGGCTCCGCCTGGGGTGTACCGGGCAGCCGCATGGGTGCGGTGGGCTGCGGTCTCTCCGGCGCCGCGCGACCCATGACGTCCAACCGCGCCGTCGGTTTCCGAAGCACGAacgccggcggtgctgccgttCTCTTTGACCCCACTGGTCAAGCTCGCATGACAAACATGACGATGGGCCCAGCCCCTCCGCTGAAGAAGCGGAGTGAGAACAGtcaggaagaggagctggCTGAGATGGAGAAGCAGGTGAACAAGCTGATCGAGGAGAGCGCCATGCTGGCTCTGCAGAAGGACTACGGCGCAGCCCTCGAGAAGGCCAAGGATGCCGGCAAGCTGGAGCGGTCACTATGCAAAAAGCGCGAGCAGTACGGGTTCGTCGAGCAGATCAATGTCGACCTTACCTACGCAGTGCACTTCAACTTGGCGGTCCAGTACCAAAACCATCAGCTGTACACTGAGGCTCTCAACACGTACAACCTCATCATTCGCAACGTGCAGTTTCCGCAAGCTGGCCGCTTGCGGGTGAACATGGGCAACATCTACCTTGCGCAGCAGAACTACCTCTTAGCCATCAAGATGTACCGCAAGGTGCTGGACGAGACGCCGACCGCGGGCAAAGAGCTCCGCtaccacctctgccgcaaTATCGCCAACGCGTTTGTGAAGCTGGGCCAGTACAGGGACGCTGCGAACAGCTATGAGACAGTGGTAGAGGGCAACGGCGACGTTAATGCCACGTACAACCTCATTTTGTGCTACTACGCGCTGGGAGAGACGGAGCAGATGAAGCGGACGTTCACGCGCCTCACAAATTGTCGCCTCACGGGGCTcgacagcgaggaggactttgaagaggaggagaagtggAAGGACGTCTTGGTGGACGACGGTCTGAGCCGCATGCGCAAGGAGCGCCATGCCAGGTATCTCAAGTACATCATCACAGCGGCTCGCTTGATTGCTCCAGTACTGCATAAGGACTGGTGCGTCGGCTACGACTACATCATCTCCCAGTTGCGCAACTACGAGATGCGCGACCCGACCTCGCATGTGGCGAGTGAGCTGGAGATGTGCAAAAACCTGAACTACCTCAAGCACAAGCGCTATCAGGAGGCAATCAACGGCCTGAAAGAGTTCGAGAAGAAGGACAAGAGCCTCCGAGCACGGGCGGCCACGAACCTGGCGTACCTCTACTTCCTTGAGGGTGACTACGACAGCGGGGAGCAATACAGCGACCTCAGCCTCGGCGCGAATCAGTACAACGCCAAGGCACTCGTGAACAAAGGTAACTTTTCCTTTGTCAAGAAGGACTACGACAAGGCGAAGGAGCTGTACAACAAGGCCCTGGCGGTAGAGGCTGACAACGTGGAGGCCATCTACAACCTCGGCTTGGCCGCCAAGAAGCTAGGGTTGtacgaggaggcggtgcgcacgtTCAAGCGCATGCAGGCGCTCGTCGACAGCAACGAGGTGCTCTACCAGATTGCTGACCTCAGCGACCTTGTCGGCGACCCGTCAGCGCTGGAGTGGTTCAACCGCCTCATTGGTCGTGTGCCGACGGACCCGAACGCGCTGGCCCGCATCGGCTCCCTCTACGCccgcgacggcgacgatgtGCAGGCGTTCCACTACTACCTGGAGGCCTACCGCTACTACCAGGTGAACATGGACGTCATTTCATGGCTCGGCGCGTACTTCGTGAAGAACGAAGTCTACGATAGGGCGGTACAGTTCTTCGAGCGAGCCTCGCATATTCAGCCCCAGGAGGTGAAGTGGCAGCTGATGGTGGCCTcttgccaccgccgccgcggtgacTACGTGCAGGCGAAGCGGCTGTACGAGCAGTTGCACCGCAAATACCCTGACAATGTCGAATGCCTCAATTACTTGGTGCAGCTCTGCAAGGACGCTGGTCTCAACGAGGAGGCCAACGAGTGGTTCAAGACAATGAAGAAagtggagcggcagcagatcCACAGTAGCAGTAGCAGTGTCGGCGGTGagagcggcgacgacgaagGCGACTCTTCCCTCGAGGGCGGGAGCAACATCCACGcccatcgccgccgcacaAGTGGCACGGTCGCGCCCGATACGGCAGTGGCGGGCCGCCGagcaggcggtggtgctgcggccgACAGAGACTTTTCCACTGGCCTCTCCGACGACGACATTGTTGATGGAAAAGCCAAGCAGAATGGATCGAAGGGTTTGAAGAAGGTGAAGGACAGCGACTCGGACGATGAAATCAACCTGCCCGGCATTTAG